One genomic segment of Salminus brasiliensis chromosome 6, fSalBra1.hap2, whole genome shotgun sequence includes these proteins:
- the znf366 gene encoding uncharacterized protein znf366 isoform X3, which yields MDPNDYKNKRTDESRTVDLSHLPHPIAQPIPSRPRPPKYIPEMIDLNRLQFHRVLGRYDTVQVKQETIKPMPVWPPSPLLLHPPPPPPYFPPLHPSLVPFPFVMPGPVMHLSPNHFYQSEALRYRRRSQEGSKTSSTEKLGLNVHVDDSYYVDVGGDQKRWKCRMCEKSYTSKYNLVTHILGHSGIKPHGCGLCGKLFKQLSHLHTHMLTHQGARPHKCQVCHKAFTQTSHLKRHMMQHSDIKPYSCGVCGRGFAYPSELRAHELKHERGQENICVECGLDFPTLAQLKRHLTAHRGPVQYDCSECGKSFQYPSQLQNHMMKHKDIRPYICSECGMEFVQSHHLKQHTLTHKLCGKEFNRMHNLMGHMHLHSDSKPFKCLYCPSKFTLKGNLTRHMKVKHGIMDRGLDARVFRRRGRLCLSAPLRLLSRYSQDEPFDLSQKSRPLPRLSQSDGESVRGGSSSREEDEDSLYRMSQYSPDRYHSGLGRALEAREADDEDEEEEEEEDVMVHVDEEENNSEKQFYVGKEEFRFHSESQRGSVSDGEIYLARSYRDRKSSCE from the exons ATGGACCCAAACGACTACAAAAACAAGAGGACAGATGAATCAAGAACTGTTGACCTCTCCCATCTTCCCCACCCTATTGCCCAACCCATCCCATCCCGGCCTCGCCCGCCGAAGTACATCCCGGAGATGATCGATCTCAACAGGCTTCAGTTCCATCGAGTCCTGGGCAGGTATGATACTGTGCAGGTCAAGCAGGAGACGATCAAGCCCATGCCAGTATGGCCACCATCCCCACTTCTACtgcaccctcctcctcctcctccatacTTCCCACCACTTCATCCAAGCCTGGTCCCTTTCCCTTTTGTCATGCCCGGCCCAGTCATGCACCTTTCTCCCAATCATTTCTACCAGAGCGAGGCGCTAAGATACCGGCGAAGGAGCCAAGAGGGTTCCAAAACGTCCTCCACTGAGAAGTTGGGTCTGAACGTGCACGTGGACGACAGCTACTATGTCGACGTGGGGGGCGACCAGAAGCGCTGGAAGTGTCGGATGTGTGAGAAGTCCTACACCTCCAAGTACAACCTGGTCACGCACATCCTGGGCCACAGTGGCATCAAGCCTCATGGTTGCGGTCTATGCGGCAAGCTCTTCAAGCAACTGAGCCACCTGCACACCCATATGCTGACCCATCAGGGTGCCCGGCCCCACAAATGCCAGGTGTGCCACAAGGCCTTCACACAGACCAGCCACCTGAAAAGGCACATGATGCAGCACAGCGACATCAAGCCCTACAGCTGCGGTGTCTGCGGCCGTGGCTTCGCCTACCCCAGCGAGCTGCGGGCCCACGAGCTCAAGCACGAGAGGGGCCAGGAGAACATCTGTGTGGAGTGCGGTCTGGACTTCCCCACACTGGCCCAACTGAAGCGCCACCTGACAGCTCACCGGGGACCAGTCCAGTATGACTGTAGCGAGTGCGGGAAGAGCTTCCAGTACCCCAGCCAACTGCAGAACCACATGATGAAGCACAAGGACATACGGCCCTACATCTGCAGCGAGTGTGGCATGGAGTTTGTCCAGTCGCACCATCTCAAGCAGCACACGCTGACCCACAAG CTGTGTGGGAAGGAGTTCAACAGAATGCATAATCTGATGGGTCACATGCATTTACATTCTGACAGCAAGCCTTTCAAGTGCCTGTACTGTCCCAGCAAGTTCACTCTGAAAGGGAATCTGACCAGACACATGAAGGTTAAACACGGTATCATGGACCGAGGCCTTGATGCCCGAG TGTTCAGGCGACGGGGACGTTTGTGCCTGTCAGCACCGCTGCGGCTCCTGTCCCGTTATAGCCAGGACGAGCCCTTCGATCTGTCCCAGAAGAGCAGGCCCCTGCCGCGCCTCTCTCAGTCGGACGGTGAGAGCGTGCGGGGGGGCAGCTCCAGTcgagaggaggatgaggacaGTCTGTACAGGATGAGCCAGTACAGCCCCGACCGCTACCACTCCGGGCTGGGGCGAGCCCTAGAGGCCAGAGAGgcagatgatgaagatgaggaggaggaggaggaggaggatgtaATGGTCCATGTCGATGAAGAGGAGAATAATAGTGAAAAGCAGTTCTACGTGGGCAAGGAGGAGTTCCGGTTCCACAGCGAGAGTCAGCGAGGCTCAGTTTCAGATGGAGAGATCTATTTAGCCAGATCCTACCGGGACCGGAAATCAAGCTGTGAATAA
- the znf366 gene encoding uncharacterized protein znf366 isoform X1 — MDPNDYKNKRTDESRTVDLSHLPHPIAQPIPSRPRPPKYIPEMIDLNRLQFHRVLGRYDTVQVKQETIKPMPVWPPSPLLLHPPPPPPYFPPLHPSLVPFPFVMPGPVMHLSPNHFYQSEALRYRRRSQEGSKTSSTEKLGLNVHVDDSYYVDVGGDQKRWKCRMCEKSYTSKYNLVTHILGHSGIKPHGCGLCGKLFKQLSHLHTHMLTHQGARPHKCQVCHKAFTQTSHLKRHMMQHSDIKPYSCGVCGRGFAYPSELRAHELKHERGQENICVECGLDFPTLAQLKRHLTAHRGPVQYDCSECGKSFQYPSQLQNHMMKHKDIRPYICSECGMEFVQSHHLKQHTLTHKRCLHAFQGVKEHKCRICGREFTLLANMKRHVLIHTNIRAYQCHLCYKSFVQKQTLKAHMIVHSDIKPYKCKLCGKEFNRMHNLMGHMHLHSDSKPFKCLYCPSKFTLKGNLTRHMKVKHGIMDRGLDARVFRRRGRLCLSAPLRLLSRYSQDEPFDLSQKSRPLPRLSQSDGESVRGGSSSREEDEDSLYRMSQYSPDRYHSGLGRALEAREADDEDEEEEEEEDVMVHVDEEENNSEKQFYVGKEEFRFHSESQRGSVSDGEIYLARSYRDRKSSCE, encoded by the exons ATGGACCCAAACGACTACAAAAACAAGAGGACAGATGAATCAAGAACTGTTGACCTCTCCCATCTTCCCCACCCTATTGCCCAACCCATCCCATCCCGGCCTCGCCCGCCGAAGTACATCCCGGAGATGATCGATCTCAACAGGCTTCAGTTCCATCGAGTCCTGGGCAGGTATGATACTGTGCAGGTCAAGCAGGAGACGATCAAGCCCATGCCAGTATGGCCACCATCCCCACTTCTACtgcaccctcctcctcctcctccatacTTCCCACCACTTCATCCAAGCCTGGTCCCTTTCCCTTTTGTCATGCCCGGCCCAGTCATGCACCTTTCTCCCAATCATTTCTACCAGAGCGAGGCGCTAAGATACCGGCGAAGGAGCCAAGAGGGTTCCAAAACGTCCTCCACTGAGAAGTTGGGTCTGAACGTGCACGTGGACGACAGCTACTATGTCGACGTGGGGGGCGACCAGAAGCGCTGGAAGTGTCGGATGTGTGAGAAGTCCTACACCTCCAAGTACAACCTGGTCACGCACATCCTGGGCCACAGTGGCATCAAGCCTCATGGTTGCGGTCTATGCGGCAAGCTCTTCAAGCAACTGAGCCACCTGCACACCCATATGCTGACCCATCAGGGTGCCCGGCCCCACAAATGCCAGGTGTGCCACAAGGCCTTCACACAGACCAGCCACCTGAAAAGGCACATGATGCAGCACAGCGACATCAAGCCCTACAGCTGCGGTGTCTGCGGCCGTGGCTTCGCCTACCCCAGCGAGCTGCGGGCCCACGAGCTCAAGCACGAGAGGGGCCAGGAGAACATCTGTGTGGAGTGCGGTCTGGACTTCCCCACACTGGCCCAACTGAAGCGCCACCTGACAGCTCACCGGGGACCAGTCCAGTATGACTGTAGCGAGTGCGGGAAGAGCTTCCAGTACCCCAGCCAACTGCAGAACCACATGATGAAGCACAAGGACATACGGCCCTACATCTGCAGCGAGTGTGGCATGGAGTTTGTCCAGTCGCACCATCTCAAGCAGCACACGCTGACCCACAAG AGATGTCTTCATGCCTTTCAGGGAGTGAAGGAGCACAAGTGTCGCATCTGTGGCCGCGAATTCACCCTGCTGGCCAACATGAAGCGCCACGTTCTCATCCACACCAACATCCGAGCCTACCAGTGCCACCTGTGCTACAAGAGCTTCGTCCAGAAACAGACTCTCAAGGCTCACATGATCGTCCATTCTGACATCAAGCCATACAAGTGCAAG CTGTGTGGGAAGGAGTTCAACAGAATGCATAATCTGATGGGTCACATGCATTTACATTCTGACAGCAAGCCTTTCAAGTGCCTGTACTGTCCCAGCAAGTTCACTCTGAAAGGGAATCTGACCAGACACATGAAGGTTAAACACGGTATCATGGACCGAGGCCTTGATGCCCGAG TGTTCAGGCGACGGGGACGTTTGTGCCTGTCAGCACCGCTGCGGCTCCTGTCCCGTTATAGCCAGGACGAGCCCTTCGATCTGTCCCAGAAGAGCAGGCCCCTGCCGCGCCTCTCTCAGTCGGACGGTGAGAGCGTGCGGGGGGGCAGCTCCAGTcgagaggaggatgaggacaGTCTGTACAGGATGAGCCAGTACAGCCCCGACCGCTACCACTCCGGGCTGGGGCGAGCCCTAGAGGCCAGAGAGgcagatgatgaagatgaggaggaggaggaggaggaggatgtaATGGTCCATGTCGATGAAGAGGAGAATAATAGTGAAAAGCAGTTCTACGTGGGCAAGGAGGAGTTCCGGTTCCACAGCGAGAGTCAGCGAGGCTCAGTTTCAGATGGAGAGATCTATTTAGCCAGATCCTACCGGGACCGGAAATCAAGCTGTGAATAA
- the znf366 gene encoding uncharacterized protein znf366 isoform X2, which produces MDPNDYKNKRTDESRTVDLSHLPHPIAQPIPSRPRPPKYIPEMIDLNRLQFHRVLGRYDTVQVKQETIKPMPVWPPSPLLLHPPPPPPYFPPLHPSLVPFPFVMPGPVMHLSPNHFYQSEALRYRRRSQEGSKTSSTEKLGLNVHVDDSYYVDVGGDQKRWKCRMCEKSYTSKYNLVTHILGHSGIKPHGCGLCGKLFKQLSHLHTHMLTHQGARPHKCQVCHKAFTQTSHLKRHMMQHSDIKPYSCGVCGRGFAYPSELRAHELKHERGQENICVECGLDFPTLAQLKRHLTAHRGPVQYDCSECGKSFQYPSQLQNHMMKHKDIRPYICSECGMEFVQSHHLKQHTLTHKGVKEHKCRICGREFTLLANMKRHVLIHTNIRAYQCHLCYKSFVQKQTLKAHMIVHSDIKPYKCKLCGKEFNRMHNLMGHMHLHSDSKPFKCLYCPSKFTLKGNLTRHMKVKHGIMDRGLDARVFRRRGRLCLSAPLRLLSRYSQDEPFDLSQKSRPLPRLSQSDGESVRGGSSSREEDEDSLYRMSQYSPDRYHSGLGRALEAREADDEDEEEEEEEDVMVHVDEEENNSEKQFYVGKEEFRFHSESQRGSVSDGEIYLARSYRDRKSSCE; this is translated from the exons ATGGACCCAAACGACTACAAAAACAAGAGGACAGATGAATCAAGAACTGTTGACCTCTCCCATCTTCCCCACCCTATTGCCCAACCCATCCCATCCCGGCCTCGCCCGCCGAAGTACATCCCGGAGATGATCGATCTCAACAGGCTTCAGTTCCATCGAGTCCTGGGCAGGTATGATACTGTGCAGGTCAAGCAGGAGACGATCAAGCCCATGCCAGTATGGCCACCATCCCCACTTCTACtgcaccctcctcctcctcctccatacTTCCCACCACTTCATCCAAGCCTGGTCCCTTTCCCTTTTGTCATGCCCGGCCCAGTCATGCACCTTTCTCCCAATCATTTCTACCAGAGCGAGGCGCTAAGATACCGGCGAAGGAGCCAAGAGGGTTCCAAAACGTCCTCCACTGAGAAGTTGGGTCTGAACGTGCACGTGGACGACAGCTACTATGTCGACGTGGGGGGCGACCAGAAGCGCTGGAAGTGTCGGATGTGTGAGAAGTCCTACACCTCCAAGTACAACCTGGTCACGCACATCCTGGGCCACAGTGGCATCAAGCCTCATGGTTGCGGTCTATGCGGCAAGCTCTTCAAGCAACTGAGCCACCTGCACACCCATATGCTGACCCATCAGGGTGCCCGGCCCCACAAATGCCAGGTGTGCCACAAGGCCTTCACACAGACCAGCCACCTGAAAAGGCACATGATGCAGCACAGCGACATCAAGCCCTACAGCTGCGGTGTCTGCGGCCGTGGCTTCGCCTACCCCAGCGAGCTGCGGGCCCACGAGCTCAAGCACGAGAGGGGCCAGGAGAACATCTGTGTGGAGTGCGGTCTGGACTTCCCCACACTGGCCCAACTGAAGCGCCACCTGACAGCTCACCGGGGACCAGTCCAGTATGACTGTAGCGAGTGCGGGAAGAGCTTCCAGTACCCCAGCCAACTGCAGAACCACATGATGAAGCACAAGGACATACGGCCCTACATCTGCAGCGAGTGTGGCATGGAGTTTGTCCAGTCGCACCATCTCAAGCAGCACACGCTGACCCACAAG GGAGTGAAGGAGCACAAGTGTCGCATCTGTGGCCGCGAATTCACCCTGCTGGCCAACATGAAGCGCCACGTTCTCATCCACACCAACATCCGAGCCTACCAGTGCCACCTGTGCTACAAGAGCTTCGTCCAGAAACAGACTCTCAAGGCTCACATGATCGTCCATTCTGACATCAAGCCATACAAGTGCAAG CTGTGTGGGAAGGAGTTCAACAGAATGCATAATCTGATGGGTCACATGCATTTACATTCTGACAGCAAGCCTTTCAAGTGCCTGTACTGTCCCAGCAAGTTCACTCTGAAAGGGAATCTGACCAGACACATGAAGGTTAAACACGGTATCATGGACCGAGGCCTTGATGCCCGAG TGTTCAGGCGACGGGGACGTTTGTGCCTGTCAGCACCGCTGCGGCTCCTGTCCCGTTATAGCCAGGACGAGCCCTTCGATCTGTCCCAGAAGAGCAGGCCCCTGCCGCGCCTCTCTCAGTCGGACGGTGAGAGCGTGCGGGGGGGCAGCTCCAGTcgagaggaggatgaggacaGTCTGTACAGGATGAGCCAGTACAGCCCCGACCGCTACCACTCCGGGCTGGGGCGAGCCCTAGAGGCCAGAGAGgcagatgatgaagatgaggaggaggaggaggaggaggatgtaATGGTCCATGTCGATGAAGAGGAGAATAATAGTGAAAAGCAGTTCTACGTGGGCAAGGAGGAGTTCCGGTTCCACAGCGAGAGTCAGCGAGGCTCAGTTTCAGATGGAGAGATCTATTTAGCCAGATCCTACCGGGACCGGAAATCAAGCTGTGAATAA